GTCGCGGTCGATGAAGTCCACGCGGCTGGCTTCGCCGTGGGCGCCGTTCATCAGGAATCGGTAGTTGGCGGCATCGAAGTAGCCCGAGAAGGCGTCGACCCGCAGTTCCAGCTCCGAGCCCTCGTACACGTTGCCCGCGCGGTTGATGCGCACCTGGCCGCGCGCCTTGGCGAGGTCGTCGGGCACCACGTATTCCAGCCGGTCGGCGTGGATGATGGTGTCGCCGCGGCGCAGTTCGGCATTGCCTTCGACGATGGCGTTGATGTCCGGCTGGCCCGTCACGCTGTCGCCTTTCACGAAGATCGGCAGCTGCGGGCGCACGGCTTCGGGGATCTTTTCCTGCAGCAGGGGGCTGGCGCGCAGGGCGGGCGCCGCCTCGGGCACGGCCGGCGCGCCCGGCTCCGCCTCCGACTGGGCGAGCGCTGCCAGGGGCGCGCCGCACAGCATCCAGGCGATCAGGCGGGCCACCGCGCGGCGCTCGAACGCGGGCGCCGAGGGACGGCGGGCCGCAGCGCCGCGGCGGGCGGGCAGGAAGGGGGGCGTCGGTCGGAACGGATCGGGCAAGGAAGGGATGTCCATGGAATCAGCCGGTCGGCGGCGCGGAGCAGGCACCGCAGGCCACCCGGTCCGGGCAGGCCGGGTTTGTAAAATCGGATTATCCATGAGCCACCCTCCTTCCCCCATCGTGGCCGATCCGGCCCCGGCCGGCGCCGCGGCTGCCGCGCCCGCCTTTCCCGCCGTCGCCTGGCCCGACGCCGCCCGCCGCACCGCGTTCGAGGCCTGGCTGGCGCCACTGGCCGCCACGCACGGCCTGCGCCCCGCGAGCGTGCGCCCCGCCTCGGCGGACGCGAGCTTTCGCCGCTACCTGCGCATCGACGCCGCCGACGGCACCAGCCGCATCGTGATGGATGCCCCGCCGGACAAGGAGGACTGCCGCCCCTTCGCCCACGTGCAGCGCCTGATGGCCGACGCGGGCCTGCACGTGCCCGAGGTGCTGGCCTGGGACGAGGCCCACGGCTTCATGCTGCTGTCCGACCTGGGCGCGCAGACGGTCATCGAGCGGCTCGACCCCGCGGCGCCCGAGGCGGCGCACGCCTGGTACCTGCAGGCCAGCGACGTGCTGCTGCAATGGCAGCAGGCCTCGCGCCCCGGCGTGCTGCCGCCCTACGACGAGGCCCTGCTGCGGCGCGAACTGGCCCTTTTTCCCGACTGGTACCTGGCGCGCCACCGCGGCGTGGCGCTCATTGAGGCGCAGCAGGGCGTGCTCGCCAAGACCTTCGACGTGCTGGTCGCCAACAATCTGGAAGCCCCCAGCGTGTTCGTGCACCGCGACTTCATGATGCGCAACCTCATGGCGCCCCCGGCGGGCGGGCCGTTGGGCGTGCTGGATTTTCAGGACGCCGTGTATGGGCCCATCACCTACGACATCGCCAGCCTGCTGCGCGATGCGTTCATCAGCTGGGAAGAGGATTTCGTCATCGACATTACCGTGCGTTACTGGGAAAAAGCGCGAAAGTCGGGATTGGTCGGTGCGGCGAGCGCCAGCGGCTGGGGCGCGGACTTCGGCGAGTTCTACCGCGCGGTCGAATGGATGGGCCTGCAGCGGCACCTGAAGGTGGCCGGCATCTTCGCGCGGATCACGCTGCGCGACGGCAAGCCCAAGTACCTGGCGGACACTCCGCGTTTCATCGGCTACATCCGCTCGACAGCCAGCCGCTACCGCGAGCTCAAGCCGCTGCTGCGGCTGGTGGACGAGATCGAAGGCACGCAGGAAGCCACCGGCTTCGCTTTCGGAAGAGTTTGAGTCAAACCCGCTACCGCCGCAATCAGTACTAGGGCGTGTAGCTATAAAAATAGTAGCAAATGCCCCGTTTCCATTGCCCCTTGCCCTTGGCGGGCGGCGCCGCGCTGGCGCTGCCGCCCTCGGCCGCGCGCCACGTGCAGGTGCTGCGCCTGCAGCCCGGCGACGCGATCACGCTGTTCGACGGGCGCGGGGGCGAATACGCCGCCACCATCACCCGCATGGGCCGCTCCGATGTGGACGTGGAGGTCGGCGCGCACGACCCCGTGGAGCGCGAGGCCGCGCGCGCCGTGCACCTGGTGGTGGGCATGCCGGCCAACGAGCGCATGGACTGGCTCGTGGAGAAGGCCGCCGAACTGGGCGCGGCCAGCATCCAGCCGGTGGCCGCCGCGCGCAGCGTGCTCAAGCTGTCGGGCGAGCGGGCGCAAAAGCGCCAGGCCCATTGGCAGGCGATCGCTGTAGCGGCCTGCGAGCAGTGCGGGCGCAACCGGGTGCCCGAGGTGTATGCCCCGGTGGCCCTGGCCGACTGGCTGCGCGCGCAGGCGGCCGAGGCCCGCGCGCTGGAGGGCGGTCTGGCGCGCCTCGTGCTGTCGCTGCGGGACGGCTCCCGCCCGCTGCGCGAGGCGGCGGGCGCCGCCGGCCGCGTGCAGGTGCTGCACGGCCCCGAGGGCGGGCTGACCGCGCAGGAGGAAGACCTGGCGCTGGCCCACGGCTTCGCGCCGGCCAGCCTGGGCGCGCGCGTGCTGCGGGCCGAGACCGCTTCGGTCGCCGCGCTGGCGCAGCTGGCCTTCGAATGACGACGGAACACTGAACAGGACGGCATGGAGAGCACTGTGTTGGCGGCCGAGGCGCCGTGGCCTGGAGGGGCGGAGAACGAGGGCGGGCTGTTCGACTTTTTCCGGGATGCCGATGCGGCGGGCGATTCGGCCCTGCTGTGGCGCATTGCGCGCGAGCAGGCCGTCACCCAGGCGCTGAGCGGGCTGTTCCACGGCCCGGCGGCGCTGGTGCAGCTGCGGCTGTGGGCTTTTTTGCAGCTGGCGCGCCAGGGCGAGGCCACGCTGGCGCGCGAGCGCATCGACGAGATCTTCCACGCCCTGCGCCCGGAGGCGCTGGACACCGTGCTCAAGCGCTTTCGCGACGTGGGCCTGCTGGCCTGGGACGACAGCGCCCGCACCTACGCGCTGCCGCCGCTCGCGCAGCGCGTGGCCGGCCTGCTGGCGCCCCTGGCCAGCGACGGCGGCGGGGACGAGGACGGCGGCGAGCTGGCCGCGCTGCTCGGCCAGGTGGTGGGCGCCAACCAGCTCGGCGCGCTCGATGCGGGCCAGGTGCAGCTGCTGCAGGCGCAGCTCACCCGGCTGCACGGCGAATTCGCCGACGCCATCGCCAGCGGGTCGGAGTTCCGCCTGCGCGCCGCGCGCCAGCGCTACGACCGCGCGGCGGTGCTGATCGACCGCGCCTCCGAGGCCATCACCGCCATCATCGGCCACGCGCACGGCCACATCGCGCTGGAGCGCGCCGCGCGCGGGCTGGGGCAGGCCCAGTCGCGGCTGCTGGCCATGGCCAGCCAGTTCAACCGCGCGCTGCAGCAGGTGGACCGCCAGCGCGTGACGCTGGGCACCACCGGCATCACCAGCACCGACGTCAAGCGCTGGCTGCAGACCGTGCGCTCGCCCCATGCGCTGCTGGACGGCGCCCTGGGCGTGCCCGCGGGCCTGTCGGCCCTGGCTCCGCACGAGCTGCTGGACGTGACCGAGGCCGAGTTCGAACGCGACCGCCCCGTTGCCGGCCCAGCCGAGGAACTGCCCGGCGCGCAGCCGGCGCCCGCCGGCAACCTCACCGCCGTGGCCCTGCCGAGCGAGCTGGGCGACCTGTCGGCCCTGCTGCAGGGCTGGTCGATGGAGGCGGGCGATGCCGTGCCCCACGGCGTGGCCGCCGCGCTGCTGGGCGCCACGCCCGCCGATGCCCGCTACGCCCAGGTGGCCTACAAGGCCCAGTTGCTGCCCTTGCTGGGCGACCCCCAGGCCGGCGTGCTGCCGGGCGCCACGGGCGCGCTGGCGCGCCTGCCCTGGCGCGTGCAGTGGGACGCCGCCACCGAGGCCATCGACCACCCGCAGGTGGAGCTGCTGAGCCAGGGCCGCATGGTGCCCGCCACCGCCGTGCCGGCCGACGCACCGGCCAAGGCCGCCACCGCGCCCGATCCTTCGCCGAACCCCAGCCCCGAGACCCCTTGAAGACCCCCTATGGACGATGCCGCCCTGCTGATTGCCGAACTCCTCACGCGCCGCTGGCTGCCGCGCAGCCACCCGCGCGTCAAGCGTGCGCTGGTCGATGCCGAACTCTTCGCCCTGGTCGAGCAGCGCCTGGCCCAGGTGGGCCTGCGCTTCATGGACAGCATCTACGCCGACCACGTGAGCGTGGCGCTGCTGCCGCCCGCGCAGACCGCCGTGCTGGGCGAGGCTGGCGTCAACGCCAACAACAACCTCGACCTGCCGCGCGACGCGCAGGCGCTGCTGGTGGTGCTGTGGGCGCTGATCGTTTTACCGAAACGCGAGCGCCAGACCAGCCGCGTGGAGCAGGCCGACGAGGGCCAGAACGACATGTTCCCCGGCGCCAAGCCGCTGCCGTCCGCGCGGCTGGTGAGCCCCGTGCTGTCGTACAAGACCCTGCTGGAGGACTACGGCAACCAGCTGGGCAAGAAGATGCGGCTCGATGCCAACCTCAAGCTGCTGGAGCGCCACGGCTTCATCCTGCGCCGCCAGGACGAGATCGCCGAAGGCCCGCTGCTGGACGTGCTGCTCGACTACGACGTGATGGCTCCGCGCATCCTCGACGGCGCCCTGGCCGACGTGCTGGCGCGCGAGCGCAGCGAGGCCGCTGCCGCCACGCCGGTTGCTGCCGAGCCCGCCACGGACCCCACCCCGGCGCCCGCCGCCTGACCGACGACGAACCCCGCGCCCCCATGTTCCACCTGCAAACCCTCGAACTCGTCCACTGGGACTACTGCCAGCGCGTGGCCCTGCCGCTCGATGCGTCCATCATCACCATCGCCGGACCCAACGGCTCGGGCAAGACCACGCTGCTCGATGCCATGCGCACCCTGCTGGGCCTGCGCTGCTCCGCCCCGCGCGACTACCGCACCTACGCGCGCCACGCCGGCGCGCAGACCGCCTGGCTGCGCGCCGTGGTGGACAACCGGCCCCAGGGCCGCCAGACCTCCAGCCGCCCGTTCGCGCGGCGCCTGCTGTACGGCGACCAGGTCACGCTGGCCTGCCGCATCGACCGCAACGGTGGCGACTGGCAGCGCCGCTACTGCCTGCTCGACGGCGACGTGGGCATTGAACAGCTGCGCGACACGCCCGAGAAAGACCTCGGGTTCATGGGCGTGGAGGCCTGGGGCCGCGTGCTGGGCGCGGCGGGCCTGTCGCCCGCCATCGCCCGCGTGCTCTCACTGGAGCAGGGCCAGACCGACCGCCTGTGCGAATTCAGCCCGCGCGAGCTGCTGCGCCTGGTGTTCGACGTGTTCGGCGACCAGCAGGTGCTCGATGCCTACGACCAGGCGCGCGAGCACCAGCAGCAGCTCGTGCGCGAGATGGCCCAGGCCGAGCGCGAGCTGGACCACGGCCGCGCGCAACTGGCCGAGCTGCAGAACCGCGTGGCCAGCTACCAGAGCTGGCAGTTCAAGGTGGCCGAGCGCGGGCGCCTGGCCACCGAGGTGCTGCCCGTGCTGGCCTGGCACGGCGAGCGCGAGGCCCTGGCCAAGCAGGCGCGCGAACTGCGCCGCCAAAAGACCCAGCACCGCAGCGCCCTGGCCGACCAGGCCGTGCAGAACAAGCGCCTGCTCACCCTGATCGAGGAAAGCGCCCGCGCCCAGTCCGACGCCACCCGGCTGCTGGCCGAGCGCGACGAGGCCCGCACCGCGCTGGACGACGCCACGCGCCACGAATCGCCCCTGGAGCAACTCGCCAAGCGCGAGCAGGAGCTGCTGGCGCTGGTGGACAAGGGCAGCAACGCCGACGAACTGCAGTCCCACCTGGCCCGGCTGCAGGCCGAAGAGGCCGAGGCGCAGGACGAGCGATCGGCCCTGCAGCAGCGGCGCAAGCTCGCGCAGCAGGCCCTCCAGGCCCTGGAAGGCCAGCACCTGCCGCCGCTGCCGCACGAGGTGCAGCAGTTCCGCAAGCGCCTGGTGGCCCAGGGCATCGGCCACCGGTTCGTGGCCGAGGTGGTCGAGGTGGCCGACGAGCAATGGCGCGCCGCCATCGAAGGCGTGCTGCGCGGCCACCGCTGGGTGGTGCTGCTGGACAAGGACAGCGACCTGGCCGAGGCCTACGAGATCGGCGAGCGCGAGCGCTACCGCCACTACCTCGTCGGCCCGGGCGAGAAGGCCCTGAAGGGCGATCCCGGCACGCTGCTGTCCCACGTGCGCTTCACCGCGCCCGTGCCGCGCTGGCTGGTGCAGCAGATGCAGCAGCTGCGCTGCGTGGCCGATCCGCGCGAGGGCAAGCGCCTGGGCGGCACCTGGATCACGCCGCAGGCCTACATGCACGACGGGCGCGGCGCCCGTTCCATGTGGGTGGAACCGCGCGAGCACCAGTTCGGCGCCGCGGCCGTGCACGCCCGCCGCGCCGCCGCCGAGCGCGACGCGGCCCAGATCGATGCGCAGCTCGCGCCCGTGCTGGACCGCGTGCTGGCGCTCAAGCGGCAGATCACCGACACCCGCCGCGCGCTCGAAGGCCACAGCGCCGCCGAAGAGCTGGCGCGCCGCAGCGACGAGTTCGCCCAGGCGCGCGAGGTGCTGCCCACGGCCAGGCAGGCACGCATCGCCGCCGCCCAGCGCTGGCAGCGCCTGGACACCGAGGCCACCCGCGCCCACGACCGCCACCGCGCCTTCGCCGACGAGCACCAGCGGCTGGAGCAGCAACTGCAGCGCGCCCGCAGCGACAGCGACCGCGCCGCGCACGAATGGACCGCCCGCCGGCGCAACCACGTGGCCGCGGCGGGGCACAGCCAGCGCCAGCGCCACGGCTTTCCGCCGCGCTGGATCGCCCCGGCCACGCGCGAGGCGCTGGTGGACGAATACGTCAACGACACCCAGGCCCGCCTGCGGCTGCAGTCCGTGGAGCAGGAGCTGGAGCACAACACCTGGGAGCAGGACGCCACGGTGGAGGAGCGCCACCGCCGCATGGAGACCACCGTGCGCGAGCAGACCCTGAGCCTGTCGGACCACCAGGCCAAGAATGCCCAGGCCGGCACCGCCGTGCACAACGCGCGCGAGAGCTACATCGAGGTGCTGCGCAGCACCGTGCGCCGCTACCGCAAGAACATCCAGGAGCTGGGCGCCCTCGCCGGCGTGGAGGTGGCGGCCGACCTGCCGCTGCTGGAGAACGACGACACCGTGCTCGCGCAGGCGGGCCTGAAGGTGCACTTCGCGTTCGACGGCAAGGGCAGCATCGGCATGAACGACGGCGAGGCCTCGGGCGGCCAGCAGGTCATCAAGTCGCTCATCCTGCTCGTGGGCCTGCTCAAGGACGAGGAAAGCGGCTCGGGCGGCTTCGTGTTCATCGACGAGCCCTTCGCCCACCTGGACGTGCGCAACATCCAGCTGGTCGGCCACTTTTTGCGCTCCACCCAGGCGCAATACGTGCTGACCACGCCCATCACCCACAACCTGGAAGTCTTCGAGCCCGCCGAGATCACCCTGGTGACCAGCAAGAAACCCCAGGGCTCGCGCTGGGCCCCGCCCATCGCGGTGGCCAAGCGGCGCGGCGTGCCGGTGCTGGAGCCGGTGCCCGCATGAAAGATGCCATTGCCATGACCCAAGACCCCGACGATGCCCTGCAAATCCGGAGGCTTTTGCCTGCGCAGTGGAAGGACGCCCATCCGGTGATGGCGCAGCTGCGCGCGCTGGACGAGGCCGAGTTTCTGCGGCGCGTGCGCCAGCAGTCGTGCGCCGGCTATGAACTCGTGGGCGCCTACCAGGGCGGCGCCTTGGTCGGGGTCATGGGAATGCGGCCCGTGCAGACCCTGGCACGCGGGGCCTACCTGCATGTCGATGACCTCGTGGTGGATACCGCCGTGCGGGGCAGCGGCGCCGGCCGGGCGCTGATGGCCTACGCCGAAGCCGATGCGCAGGCGCGCGCCATGGACGTGGTGTTCCTGGACGCACGGCCCGAGGCCATCGCGTTCTACGAGCGCGGGGGCTATGTGCTCCACCCGGCACCGTCGATGAAGAAACGGCTCGCGGCCGTCCCCTGACAGCGACAGGGCAGGGCCCGCGTTGCAAGGCCGGGCCAGAGGGATGGGTATAAACCCTCCCATGCCGGGTGGCCGCGCAGGCGACAGGACTCCTAGAATTCCGCAGGCACCATCGGTGCTGGCCCACCCGGCGGCGTCGTGGGCCGCCCGATGGCCGGCCTGGCCTGCGACCCACTCCGAGGAGATCCCTTGCCGCCACGGCTTGCGAGATGGCGCGACCGCGCCCTGTTCCGTACCCCCTCCCGCGTGCTCGATGGGCTGCTGGGCACCGAGCGGCGCCTGCGCGTGCGCTCGGCCATGGCGGGGTTGGCGGGGCTGCTCATGCTGTGCTGCGTGGCGGCGATGCACATCGTGGCCCGGGCGGGCATCGCGGAAGTGCAATGGGTCAACACGTGGACGGTGTTTTGCGTCTCGGGCCTGATCGGGGTGTTCGCGCTGATCCGCAGCGGGGTGTCGCGGCGCTTTCGCGGCCCTTCGCTCACGCTGTTCCAGATGCTCTATGCCGTGGCCTGCAACGCCGCGGCCTTCGTGATCGCGGGGCCGGCGCGGGGCATCACGCTGCCGATCCTGGCGGTGATCCTGATGTTCGGGATCTTCGGGCTGTCCACGCGGCAGATGGTGGGGGTGCTGTTCTATTCGCTGGCGGCGTTCGGGGCCGGGGGCGTGCTGCTGGAACTGCGCGAGGACCTGCACCAGGGCCCCGCGATGGCCGCCGCCTACGGGATCATGATTTTCGTGGTGCTGCTGGGCAGCACCTTCCTCACCACGCGGGTGCAGGCCACGCGCCAGCAGCTGCGCCAGCAAAAGCACGATCTGGCCGAGGCGCTGGAGCACATCCGCGAGCTGGCCACGCACGACGAGCTGACCGGGCTGCTCAACCGCCGCCACATGATCGAGCTGATGCGGCTGGAGCAGCGCCGCACCGCGCGCAGCGGGCATTCGCTGGTGCTGGTGCAGCTGGACCTGGACCATTTCAAGGCCATCAACGACACCCACGGCCATGCGGCGGGCGACCGCGCGCTGCAGGCCTTCGCCCGCTCGGTGAAAGCCAGCGTGCGCGACTCCGACGTGCTCTCGCGCTGGGGCGGCGAGGAGTTCGTGCTGATGCTGTGCAACACCCAGCCGGCCGATGCCAGCGCGCTGCTGGAGCGGGTGCGCAGCACCGTCTCGGCGCTGCGGCTCACGCATCCGGGGTCGGCGCCGATCCACCTGACCGTCTCCATCGGCCTGGCGCAGCACGTGGTGGGCGAGTCGATCGAGCAGACGCTGGAGCGGGCGGACCGCGCGCTCTATGCGGCCAAGGCGCAGGGGCGCGACCGGGCGGTCTGGGCTGCCCCGTGCGAGGAAGGGGCGGGGGCGGCCGGGGCCGCAGGTACGATCCCCGGATGACCACGCGCTACGAGACCCTGCCCCTGCCCGAAACCTACCGCGAGGCCTTCGGCGTGGAGCCGCCGGACACGCGCGGCGAACGCTACGTGAAGCCCCGCAAGCCCGGCTTCTTCATCCGCGCCGTGGCGCCCCCGCCGGGCGATACCGAATCGGCGGCCGGGGCAGATCCCGATGCCGGTTCCGATGAGGAAGGCGCCCCCCGGCTGGCGCGCGAACTGGTGCACGCCCAGTGGGGGCTGGTACCGCACTGGGTGAAATCGGCCTCCGACGGGCGGCTGCGCGCCCCCAAGCTGGTGAACGCGCGCTCCGAGACGGTCTCCACCGCCACGCCATTCCGCGAGGCGTGGCTGAAAGGCCAGCGCTGCATCGTGCCCATGGCGGCGTTTTTCGAGGACGACTGGCGCAGCGGCAAGGCCGTGCCCACGCGCATCGCGCGCGTCGATGGCCTGCCGATGGCCGCGGCGGGGTTGTGGGCCCGCTGGACCGGCCCCGAGGGCGAGGAGCTGGTCAGCTACACCGTGCTCACCGTGAACGCCAACAGCCATGCGCTGATCCACCGTTACCAGCCGCCCGGCAGCGAAAAGCGCATGCCGGCCCTGCTCAACGAGGGCGCGTACGGCGCCTGGCTGTCGGCCCGGCCCGAGAAGGCGCGGGAGTTCATGCGCCAGTACCCGGCCAACTGGCTGCTGGCCAACCCGGTGGAAAGCAAGGCCGACAAGGGGCCTCCCGCTTTCCTGTGACCCGGACCGGCGCAATGCCTGTAGGTTGCTATTAAAAATATAGCACTATGCCCTAGTGGTTATTGTGCTGGAGCCCGATTCGGCTCCAGGCCGCTGGCGCGGGGGCAGCGGGCGTCCAGCCATTGCTGCAAGGCCGCGAACACCGGCGCGGCGTGCTCAGGGCTTTCCTTGAACAGCTCGTGGTACGCCAGGGCGAATTCCTGCGCGTGCACCACGCCCAGCGGGGCGGCCCGGGCGAAGGCCCGGCTGCCGGCGGGATTGACCAGCCGGTCGGCCCCCGCCCACATCAGCAGGGTGGGCACGCTCCACTGCGCGGCGCGGGCCACGACGGCCGGGCCGGTGTAGGCGATGAAGCGCGCGAGCCCGGCGCCGACGCGGTCGTGGCAGCGCGGGTCGGCGCGGTAGGCCGCGACGACGGCGGGGTCGTGGGACAGGTGCGTGGGGTCGATCCCGGTGGCCAGGCGCAGGTTCGGCAGCACGCGGGGCAGGGTGGCCACCAGGAACTTCTGCGTCCAGCTCAGGCCCGGGTCCAGCGCGGGGGAGGAAAGCACCAGCGCATCCACGGGGCGCAGCGCCTGCGCCACGAAGTCCGCCGCCACCAGCCCGCCCAGGCTGTGGCCCAGCAGCACCAGCGGCTGGCCGGGCGGCATCCGGGCCCGCGTCGCATCGACGATGTCGGCCAGATCCACCATCAGCCGGTTCGGCGGCGTGAGGGCGCCGCGCAGCCCGCCCGATTCGCCATGGCCGTACTGGTCGTAGCCGCGCACGGCAAAACCCCAGGCGTTCAGCCGCCGGGCGAGCCGGTTGTACCGGCCCACGTGTTCGCCCAGGCCGTGCACCAGCAGCACGGTGGCGCGCGCGTCGGCGTGGGACAGCGGCCAGTCCTGCAGGGCGAGGTTCTCGCCATCGGCGGCGGTGAAGGGGCTGAGGGTGGAGGGGGCGTCGGGATCGACCATGCGATGGGGCGGGGGCTTGTCGGAAAAGGCGCGCCATGGTGGCGCGCGCGGGAAAGGGGGTGGGCGCGGCCGGCGTCAGCCCGTGCGCCCCGCGCCGGGGCGCGGGCGGGTTCTGGCGATGGCCGCGGCCACGGTGGCGGCGGGCAGCGGCTTCAGGCGGCCGCGGCCGTGCTGTCCTGCGCGCCGGCGGGCGGCAGGCTGGCGATGACCTGCGCCACGGCGGCGGTGAGCTTCTTGGCGTAGGGCACGTGCAGGAACTCGTTGGGGCCATGCGCGTTGCTCTTGGGGCCCAGCACGCCGCAGACCATCATCTGCGCCTTCGGAAAGCCCTGGCTCAGCATGTTCATGAGCGGGATGGTGCCGCCCTGGCCGATGTAGCCGCACGGCGCGCCGAAGTGGGCCTGGCTGGCGGCGTTGAGCGCGCCCTCGAACCACGGCGCGGTGTCGGGCGCGTTCCAGCCGCTGGCCGCGCCGCCGCCCTCGAAGGTGACCTTGGCCTGGTAGGGCGCGTTGTCCT
This region of Acidovorax sp. GBBC 1281 genomic DNA includes:
- a CDS encoding aminoglycoside phosphotransferase family protein, which gives rise to MSHPPSPIVADPAPAGAAAAAPAFPAVAWPDAARRTAFEAWLAPLAATHGLRPASVRPASADASFRRYLRIDAADGTSRIVMDAPPDKEDCRPFAHVQRLMADAGLHVPEVLAWDEAHGFMLLSDLGAQTVIERLDPAAPEAAHAWYLQASDVLLQWQQASRPGVLPPYDEALLRRELALFPDWYLARHRGVALIEAQQGVLAKTFDVLVANNLEAPSVFVHRDFMMRNLMAPPAGGPLGVLDFQDAVYGPITYDIASLLRDAFISWEEDFVIDITVRYWEKARKSGLVGAASASGWGADFGEFYRAVEWMGLQRHLKVAGIFARITLRDGKPKYLADTPRFIGYIRSTASRYRELKPLLRLVDEIEGTQEATGFAFGRV
- a CDS encoding 16S rRNA (uracil(1498)-N(3))-methyltransferase; its protein translation is MPRFHCPLPLAGGAALALPPSAARHVQVLRLQPGDAITLFDGRGGEYAATITRMGRSDVDVEVGAHDPVEREAARAVHLVVGMPANERMDWLVEKAAELGAASIQPVAAARSVLKLSGERAQKRQAHWQAIAVAACEQCGRNRVPEVYAPVALADWLRAQAAEARALEGGLARLVLSLRDGSRPLREAAGAAGRVQVLHGPEGGLTAQEEDLALAHGFAPASLGARVLRAETASVAALAQLAFE
- a CDS encoding ATP-binding protein; translated protein: MFHLQTLELVHWDYCQRVALPLDASIITIAGPNGSGKTTLLDAMRTLLGLRCSAPRDYRTYARHAGAQTAWLRAVVDNRPQGRQTSSRPFARRLLYGDQVTLACRIDRNGGDWQRRYCLLDGDVGIEQLRDTPEKDLGFMGVEAWGRVLGAAGLSPAIARVLSLEQGQTDRLCEFSPRELLRLVFDVFGDQQVLDAYDQAREHQQQLVREMAQAERELDHGRAQLAELQNRVASYQSWQFKVAERGRLATEVLPVLAWHGEREALAKQARELRRQKTQHRSALADQAVQNKRLLTLIEESARAQSDATRLLAERDEARTALDDATRHESPLEQLAKREQELLALVDKGSNADELQSHLARLQAEEAEAQDERSALQQRRKLAQQALQALEGQHLPPLPHEVQQFRKRLVAQGIGHRFVAEVVEVADEQWRAAIEGVLRGHRWVVLLDKDSDLAEAYEIGERERYRHYLVGPGEKALKGDPGTLLSHVRFTAPVPRWLVQQMQQLRCVADPREGKRLGGTWITPQAYMHDGRGARSMWVEPREHQFGAAAVHARRAAAERDAAQIDAQLAPVLDRVLALKRQITDTRRALEGHSAAEELARRSDEFAQAREVLPTARQARIAAAQRWQRLDTEATRAHDRHRAFADEHQRLEQQLQRARSDSDRAAHEWTARRRNHVAAAGHSQRQRHGFPPRWIAPATREALVDEYVNDTQARLRLQSVEQELEHNTWEQDATVEERHRRMETTVREQTLSLSDHQAKNAQAGTAVHNARESYIEVLRSTVRRYRKNIQELGALAGVEVAADLPLLENDDTVLAQAGLKVHFAFDGKGSIGMNDGEASGGQQVIKSLILLVGLLKDEESGSGGFVFIDEPFAHLDVRNIQLVGHFLRSTQAQYVLTTPITHNLEVFEPAEITLVTSKKPQGSRWAPPIAVAKRRGVPVLEPVPA
- a CDS encoding GNAT family N-acetyltransferase, with translation MTQDPDDALQIRRLLPAQWKDAHPVMAQLRALDEAEFLRRVRQQSCAGYELVGAYQGGALVGVMGMRPVQTLARGAYLHVDDLVVDTAVRGSGAGRALMAYAEADAQARAMDVVFLDARPEAIAFYERGGYVLHPAPSMKKRLAAVP
- a CDS encoding GGDEF domain-containing protein, with amino-acid sequence MPPRLARWRDRALFRTPSRVLDGLLGTERRLRVRSAMAGLAGLLMLCCVAAMHIVARAGIAEVQWVNTWTVFCVSGLIGVFALIRSGVSRRFRGPSLTLFQMLYAVACNAAAFVIAGPARGITLPILAVILMFGIFGLSTRQMVGVLFYSLAAFGAGGVLLELREDLHQGPAMAAAYGIMIFVVLLGSTFLTTRVQATRQQLRQQKHDLAEALEHIRELATHDELTGLLNRRHMIELMRLEQRRTARSGHSLVLVQLDLDHFKAINDTHGHAAGDRALQAFARSVKASVRDSDVLSRWGGEEFVLMLCNTQPADASALLERVRSTVSALRLTHPGSAPIHLTVSIGLAQHVVGESIEQTLERADRALYAAKAQGRDRAVWAAPCEEGAGAAGAAGTIPG
- a CDS encoding SOS response-associated peptidase, yielding MTTRYETLPLPETYREAFGVEPPDTRGERYVKPRKPGFFIRAVAPPPGDTESAAGADPDAGSDEEGAPRLARELVHAQWGLVPHWVKSASDGRLRAPKLVNARSETVSTATPFREAWLKGQRCIVPMAAFFEDDWRSGKAVPTRIARVDGLPMAAAGLWARWTGPEGEELVSYTVLTVNANSHALIHRYQPPGSEKRMPALLNEGAYGAWLSARPEKAREFMRQYPANWLLANPVESKADKGPPAFL
- a CDS encoding alpha/beta hydrolase; the encoded protein is MVDPDAPSTLSPFTAADGENLALQDWPLSHADARATVLLVHGLGEHVGRYNRLARRLNAWGFAVRGYDQYGHGESGGLRGALTPPNRLMVDLADIVDATRARMPPGQPLVLLGHSLGGLVAADFVAQALRPVDALVLSSPALDPGLSWTQKFLVATLPRVLPNLRLATGIDPTHLSHDPAVVAAYRADPRCHDRVGAGLARFIAYTGPAVVARAAQWSVPTLLMWAGADRLVNPAGSRAFARAAPLGVVHAQEFALAYHELFKESPEHAAPVFAALQQWLDARCPRASGLEPNRAPAQ